One Aegilops tauschii subsp. strangulata cultivar AL8/78 chromosome 7, Aet v6.0, whole genome shotgun sequence genomic window carries:
- the LOC109753044 gene encoding uncharacterized protein isoform X1, which yields MLHLHLELRQRDPKSKDSAEISLFKCSKCVKMPLLKRRRRGLKSKASAKISLLFKYSKCVKVPLLERRRRGLNSKAFVKIALFKCSKCFKMPLLEWRIRCLKSKVFSAQGPQTSNHGKERHGKTIDEEGSRMSCNYCGEVVCSYSRLEEHLAGIRGNVRPCNLVPDSVRTSLRSSLVDRKKDQMLGKTKRLKQEHDEVPHTNPALPSPQVQQPQLQPTVSNNNRCFVHYQPDLTQAKEITYSSCQPKPKVETSDYFDSQLAKSIGKFFSEAAPEPGVLHSSSLKEMVVFSHGPGAVMPTYEAILQEQLRETENRAKELKQEWQTSGCTVIVHSWKSKCTKSFVSVLVHCSKVTLFLRSIDVSEITEDFDELESMLSRVVEDVGAHNIVQIVMNDVSPHMQMAREYVLNKYDSFFFTLCADHCINLLLEKIAALKHVSEVLMKAREITRFLYDHALPMKLKGRYVQEEILSSSYLKFVAMFITLERLVSARVDLVQMLNSPKWISSGWACLDLFERIQSIVKTDDEFWHAAAKVIKVTHPLVSVLYKLEYDICPMGILYEAMDRAKEEISLNIGDESDFYWCMIDRIWDDYLHSPLHAAGQMLNPRIFYTAGFKPDTEISSGIAACTIQLGKAHYNARKASAQLKVYEKKLGYFDTDPAMQQIMELPQVQWWSTHGARVPDLQTLARRVLSQTCFGATRYNIDWSLSEKLHAEWDEMTLPEQETFRQKEYVHYNSVLARASPLLHGSSMKQHGRVTLVLHDWIRPQKQAAGSPLTE from the exons ATGCTCCATTTACATCTCGAACTAAGACAACGAGATCCAAAGTCAAAG GATTCTGCGGAAATCTCATTATTCAAGTGCAGTAAGTGCGTTAAGATGCCACTTTTGAAACGGAGAAGGCGAGGTCTAAAATCCAAG GCTTCTGCGAAAATCTCATTATTGTTCAAGTACAGTAAGTGTGTTAAGGTACCACTTTTGGAACGGAGAAGAAGAGGTCTAAATTCAAAG GCTTTCGTGAAAATCGCATTGTTCAAGTGTAGTAAGTGCTTTAAGATGCCACTTTTGGAATGGAGAATACGATGTCTAAAGTCAAAG GTTTTTTCCGCACAAGGTCCTCAGACAAGTAATCATGGAAAAGAAAGGCATGGCAAAACCATTGATGAGGAAGGCAGCAGAATGAGCTGCAATTACTGCGGTGAGGTGGTTTGTAGTTACAGCCGTCTAGAGGAACATTTAGCAGGCATCAGGGGCAATGTTCGTCCATGCAACCTAGTACCGGACAGTGTCAGGACAAGCTTAAGGAGTTCACTTGTGGATCGCAAGAAAGATCAGATGCTCGGAAAAACGAAGAGACTGAAGCAAGAACATGATGAGGTTCCTCACACAAACCCAGCCCTTCCATCTCCTCAAGTCCAGCAACCACAGCTACAACCAACTGTGTCCAATAACAACCGCTGCTTTGTTCATTATCAACCGGATCTGACACAGGCCAAGGAAATCACATATAGTTCTTGTCAACCGAAACCCAAGGTTGAGACAAGTGATTACTTCGATTCTCAGTTGGCAAAGTCAATAGGCAAGTTCTTCTCCGAAGCTGCACCTGAGCCTGGTGTTCTCCATTCATCATCTTTGAAGGAGATGGTTGTGTTTTCCCATGGGCCTGGGGCTGTAATGCCTACGTACGAAGCTATTCTGCAGGAGCAACTAAGAGAAACTGAGAACCGCGCAAAGGAACTCAAGCAAGAGTGGCAAACAAGTGGCTGCACTGTAATTGTGCATAGTTGGAAGAGCAAGTGTACCAAAAGCTTCGTAAGTGTCCTGGTGCACTGCAGCAAAGTTACGCTGTTCCTGAGATCCATTGACGTCTCTGAAATCACTGAGGACTTTGATGAGCTAGAATCAATGCTTTCTCGCGTGGTTGAAGATGTTGGTGCTCATAACATTGTTCAGATTGTCATGAATGACGTGTCACCCCATATGCAGATGGCACGGGAGTATGTGCTAAATAAATATGATAGTTTTTTCTTCACACTATGTGCTGACCATTGCATCAACCTTCTGCTTGAGAAAATAGCAGCGCTCAAGCATGTCAGTGAAGTCCTAATGAAGGCAAGGGAAATTACAAGGTTTTTATATGACCATGCACTGCCAATGAAACTGAAAGGAAGGTATGTTCAGGAGGAGATTTTGAGCAGTTCTTATTTAAAATTTGTGGCAATGTTCATCACATTAGAGAGGTTAGTTTCTGCAAGAGTAGATCTGGTGCAGATGTTAAACTCGCCTAAATGGATTTCCTCTGGTTGGGCTTGTCTTGATTTGTTCGAGCGTATCCAGAGCATAGTAAAGACAGACGATGAATTTTGGCATGCTGCTGCAAAAGTCATCAAGGTTACACACCCACTTGTCAGTGTGTTGTATAAACTGGAATATGATATCTGTCCGATGGGTATCTTGTATGAAGCCATGGATAGGGCAAAAGAAGAGATATCTCTCAATATCGGAGATGAAAGTGACTTTTATTGGTGTATGATTGATCGGATATGGGATGATTACTTGCATAGTCCTCTCCATGCTGCTGGTCAGATGCTAAACCCAAGGATCTTTTACACAGCTGGATTCAAGCCTGATACTGAGATCAGCAGCGGCATCGCGGCCTGTACAATCCAACTGGGCAAGGCTCATTACAATGCCAGAAAAGCATCTGCACAATTGAAAGTGTATGAGAAGAAGTTGGGCTATTTTGACACAGATCCAGCAATGCAGCAAATCATGGAATTACCACAAG TTCAATGGTGGTCGACGCACGGGGCTCGCGTGCCCGACCTGCAGACCCTGGCGAGGCGCGTCCTGAGCCAGACGTGCTTCGGCGCCACCAGGTACAACATCGACTGGAGCCTGTCGGAGAAGCTGCACGCCGAGTGGGACGAGATGACGCTGCCCGAGCAAGAGACGTTCCGGCAGAAGGAGTACGTCCACTACAACAGCGTCCTCGCGCGCGCCTCCCCACTCCTGCATGGCTCCTCCATGAAGCAACACGGCAGGGTCACCTTGGTGCTGCACGACTGGATCAGGCCGCAGAAACAAGCCGCTGGGTCGCCACTGACTGAGTGA
- the LOC109753044 gene encoding uncharacterized protein isoform X2 produces the protein MHVTQDSAEISLFKCSKCVKMPLLKRRRRGLKSKASAKISLLFKYSKCVKVPLLERRRRGLNSKAFVKIALFKCSKCFKMPLLEWRIRCLKSKVFSAQGPQTSNHGKERHGKTIDEEGSRMSCNYCGEVVCSYSRLEEHLAGIRGNVRPCNLVPDSVRTSLRSSLVDRKKDQMLGKTKRLKQEHDEVPHTNPALPSPQVQQPQLQPTVSNNNRCFVHYQPDLTQAKEITYSSCQPKPKVETSDYFDSQLAKSIGKFFSEAAPEPGVLHSSSLKEMVVFSHGPGAVMPTYEAILQEQLRETENRAKELKQEWQTSGCTVIVHSWKSKCTKSFVSVLVHCSKVTLFLRSIDVSEITEDFDELESMLSRVVEDVGAHNIVQIVMNDVSPHMQMAREYVLNKYDSFFFTLCADHCINLLLEKIAALKHVSEVLMKAREITRFLYDHALPMKLKGRYVQEEILSSSYLKFVAMFITLERLVSARVDLVQMLNSPKWISSGWACLDLFERIQSIVKTDDEFWHAAAKVIKVTHPLVSVLYKLEYDICPMGILYEAMDRAKEEISLNIGDESDFYWCMIDRIWDDYLHSPLHAAGQMLNPRIFYTAGFKPDTEISSGIAACTIQLGKAHYNARKASAQLKVYEKKLGYFDTDPAMQQIMELPQVQWWSTHGARVPDLQTLARRVLSQTCFGATRYNIDWSLSEKLHAEWDEMTLPEQETFRQKEYVHYNSVLARASPLLHGSSMKQHGRVTLVLHDWIRPQKQAAGSPLTE, from the exons ATGCATGTTACCCAGGATTCTGCGGAAATCTCATTATTCAAGTGCAGTAAGTGCGTTAAGATGCCACTTTTGAAACGGAGAAGGCGAGGTCTAAAATCCAAG GCTTCTGCGAAAATCTCATTATTGTTCAAGTACAGTAAGTGTGTTAAGGTACCACTTTTGGAACGGAGAAGAAGAGGTCTAAATTCAAAG GCTTTCGTGAAAATCGCATTGTTCAAGTGTAGTAAGTGCTTTAAGATGCCACTTTTGGAATGGAGAATACGATGTCTAAAGTCAAAG GTTTTTTCCGCACAAGGTCCTCAGACAAGTAATCATGGAAAAGAAAGGCATGGCAAAACCATTGATGAGGAAGGCAGCAGAATGAGCTGCAATTACTGCGGTGAGGTGGTTTGTAGTTACAGCCGTCTAGAGGAACATTTAGCAGGCATCAGGGGCAATGTTCGTCCATGCAACCTAGTACCGGACAGTGTCAGGACAAGCTTAAGGAGTTCACTTGTGGATCGCAAGAAAGATCAGATGCTCGGAAAAACGAAGAGACTGAAGCAAGAACATGATGAGGTTCCTCACACAAACCCAGCCCTTCCATCTCCTCAAGTCCAGCAACCACAGCTACAACCAACTGTGTCCAATAACAACCGCTGCTTTGTTCATTATCAACCGGATCTGACACAGGCCAAGGAAATCACATATAGTTCTTGTCAACCGAAACCCAAGGTTGAGACAAGTGATTACTTCGATTCTCAGTTGGCAAAGTCAATAGGCAAGTTCTTCTCCGAAGCTGCACCTGAGCCTGGTGTTCTCCATTCATCATCTTTGAAGGAGATGGTTGTGTTTTCCCATGGGCCTGGGGCTGTAATGCCTACGTACGAAGCTATTCTGCAGGAGCAACTAAGAGAAACTGAGAACCGCGCAAAGGAACTCAAGCAAGAGTGGCAAACAAGTGGCTGCACTGTAATTGTGCATAGTTGGAAGAGCAAGTGTACCAAAAGCTTCGTAAGTGTCCTGGTGCACTGCAGCAAAGTTACGCTGTTCCTGAGATCCATTGACGTCTCTGAAATCACTGAGGACTTTGATGAGCTAGAATCAATGCTTTCTCGCGTGGTTGAAGATGTTGGTGCTCATAACATTGTTCAGATTGTCATGAATGACGTGTCACCCCATATGCAGATGGCACGGGAGTATGTGCTAAATAAATATGATAGTTTTTTCTTCACACTATGTGCTGACCATTGCATCAACCTTCTGCTTGAGAAAATAGCAGCGCTCAAGCATGTCAGTGAAGTCCTAATGAAGGCAAGGGAAATTACAAGGTTTTTATATGACCATGCACTGCCAATGAAACTGAAAGGAAGGTATGTTCAGGAGGAGATTTTGAGCAGTTCTTATTTAAAATTTGTGGCAATGTTCATCACATTAGAGAGGTTAGTTTCTGCAAGAGTAGATCTGGTGCAGATGTTAAACTCGCCTAAATGGATTTCCTCTGGTTGGGCTTGTCTTGATTTGTTCGAGCGTATCCAGAGCATAGTAAAGACAGACGATGAATTTTGGCATGCTGCTGCAAAAGTCATCAAGGTTACACACCCACTTGTCAGTGTGTTGTATAAACTGGAATATGATATCTGTCCGATGGGTATCTTGTATGAAGCCATGGATAGGGCAAAAGAAGAGATATCTCTCAATATCGGAGATGAAAGTGACTTTTATTGGTGTATGATTGATCGGATATGGGATGATTACTTGCATAGTCCTCTCCATGCTGCTGGTCAGATGCTAAACCCAAGGATCTTTTACACAGCTGGATTCAAGCCTGATACTGAGATCAGCAGCGGCATCGCGGCCTGTACAATCCAACTGGGCAAGGCTCATTACAATGCCAGAAAAGCATCTGCACAATTGAAAGTGTATGAGAAGAAGTTGGGCTATTTTGACACAGATCCAGCAATGCAGCAAATCATGGAATTACCACAAG TTCAATGGTGGTCGACGCACGGGGCTCGCGTGCCCGACCTGCAGACCCTGGCGAGGCGCGTCCTGAGCCAGACGTGCTTCGGCGCCACCAGGTACAACATCGACTGGAGCCTGTCGGAGAAGCTGCACGCCGAGTGGGACGAGATGACGCTGCCCGAGCAAGAGACGTTCCGGCAGAAGGAGTACGTCCACTACAACAGCGTCCTCGCGCGCGCCTCCCCACTCCTGCATGGCTCCTCCATGAAGCAACACGGCAGGGTCACCTTGGTGCTGCACGACTGGATCAGGCCGCAGAAACAAGCCGCTGGGTCGCCACTGACTGAGTGA
- the LOC109753044 gene encoding uncharacterized protein isoform X3, producing MPLLEWRIRCLKSKVFSAQGPQTSNHGKERHGKTIDEEGSRMSCNYCGEVVCSYSRLEEHLAGIRGNVRPCNLVPDSVRTSLRSSLVDRKKDQMLGKTKRLKQEHDEVPHTNPALPSPQVQQPQLQPTVSNNNRCFVHYQPDLTQAKEITYSSCQPKPKVETSDYFDSQLAKSIGKFFSEAAPEPGVLHSSSLKEMVVFSHGPGAVMPTYEAILQEQLRETENRAKELKQEWQTSGCTVIVHSWKSKCTKSFVSVLVHCSKVTLFLRSIDVSEITEDFDELESMLSRVVEDVGAHNIVQIVMNDVSPHMQMAREYVLNKYDSFFFTLCADHCINLLLEKIAALKHVSEVLMKAREITRFLYDHALPMKLKGRYVQEEILSSSYLKFVAMFITLERLVSARVDLVQMLNSPKWISSGWACLDLFERIQSIVKTDDEFWHAAAKVIKVTHPLVSVLYKLEYDICPMGILYEAMDRAKEEISLNIGDESDFYWCMIDRIWDDYLHSPLHAAGQMLNPRIFYTAGFKPDTEISSGIAACTIQLGKAHYNARKASAQLKVYEKKLGYFDTDPAMQQIMELPQVQWWSTHGARVPDLQTLARRVLSQTCFGATRYNIDWSLSEKLHAEWDEMTLPEQETFRQKEYVHYNSVLARASPLLHGSSMKQHGRVTLVLHDWIRPQKQAAGSPLTE from the exons ATGCCACTTTTGGAATGGAGAATACGATGTCTAAAGTCAAAG GTTTTTTCCGCACAAGGTCCTCAGACAAGTAATCATGGAAAAGAAAGGCATGGCAAAACCATTGATGAGGAAGGCAGCAGAATGAGCTGCAATTACTGCGGTGAGGTGGTTTGTAGTTACAGCCGTCTAGAGGAACATTTAGCAGGCATCAGGGGCAATGTTCGTCCATGCAACCTAGTACCGGACAGTGTCAGGACAAGCTTAAGGAGTTCACTTGTGGATCGCAAGAAAGATCAGATGCTCGGAAAAACGAAGAGACTGAAGCAAGAACATGATGAGGTTCCTCACACAAACCCAGCCCTTCCATCTCCTCAAGTCCAGCAACCACAGCTACAACCAACTGTGTCCAATAACAACCGCTGCTTTGTTCATTATCAACCGGATCTGACACAGGCCAAGGAAATCACATATAGTTCTTGTCAACCGAAACCCAAGGTTGAGACAAGTGATTACTTCGATTCTCAGTTGGCAAAGTCAATAGGCAAGTTCTTCTCCGAAGCTGCACCTGAGCCTGGTGTTCTCCATTCATCATCTTTGAAGGAGATGGTTGTGTTTTCCCATGGGCCTGGGGCTGTAATGCCTACGTACGAAGCTATTCTGCAGGAGCAACTAAGAGAAACTGAGAACCGCGCAAAGGAACTCAAGCAAGAGTGGCAAACAAGTGGCTGCACTGTAATTGTGCATAGTTGGAAGAGCAAGTGTACCAAAAGCTTCGTAAGTGTCCTGGTGCACTGCAGCAAAGTTACGCTGTTCCTGAGATCCATTGACGTCTCTGAAATCACTGAGGACTTTGATGAGCTAGAATCAATGCTTTCTCGCGTGGTTGAAGATGTTGGTGCTCATAACATTGTTCAGATTGTCATGAATGACGTGTCACCCCATATGCAGATGGCACGGGAGTATGTGCTAAATAAATATGATAGTTTTTTCTTCACACTATGTGCTGACCATTGCATCAACCTTCTGCTTGAGAAAATAGCAGCGCTCAAGCATGTCAGTGAAGTCCTAATGAAGGCAAGGGAAATTACAAGGTTTTTATATGACCATGCACTGCCAATGAAACTGAAAGGAAGGTATGTTCAGGAGGAGATTTTGAGCAGTTCTTATTTAAAATTTGTGGCAATGTTCATCACATTAGAGAGGTTAGTTTCTGCAAGAGTAGATCTGGTGCAGATGTTAAACTCGCCTAAATGGATTTCCTCTGGTTGGGCTTGTCTTGATTTGTTCGAGCGTATCCAGAGCATAGTAAAGACAGACGATGAATTTTGGCATGCTGCTGCAAAAGTCATCAAGGTTACACACCCACTTGTCAGTGTGTTGTATAAACTGGAATATGATATCTGTCCGATGGGTATCTTGTATGAAGCCATGGATAGGGCAAAAGAAGAGATATCTCTCAATATCGGAGATGAAAGTGACTTTTATTGGTGTATGATTGATCGGATATGGGATGATTACTTGCATAGTCCTCTCCATGCTGCTGGTCAGATGCTAAACCCAAGGATCTTTTACACAGCTGGATTCAAGCCTGATACTGAGATCAGCAGCGGCATCGCGGCCTGTACAATCCAACTGGGCAAGGCTCATTACAATGCCAGAAAAGCATCTGCACAATTGAAAGTGTATGAGAAGAAGTTGGGCTATTTTGACACAGATCCAGCAATGCAGCAAATCATGGAATTACCACAAG TTCAATGGTGGTCGACGCACGGGGCTCGCGTGCCCGACCTGCAGACCCTGGCGAGGCGCGTCCTGAGCCAGACGTGCTTCGGCGCCACCAGGTACAACATCGACTGGAGCCTGTCGGAGAAGCTGCACGCCGAGTGGGACGAGATGACGCTGCCCGAGCAAGAGACGTTCCGGCAGAAGGAGTACGTCCACTACAACAGCGTCCTCGCGCGCGCCTCCCCACTCCTGCATGGCTCCTCCATGAAGCAACACGGCAGGGTCACCTTGGTGCTGCACGACTGGATCAGGCCGCAGAAACAAGCCGCTGGGTCGCCACTGACTGAGTGA
- the LOC109753044 gene encoding uncharacterized protein isoform X4: MVFSAQGPQTSNHGKERHGKTIDEEGSRMSCNYCGEVVCSYSRLEEHLAGIRGNVRPCNLVPDSVRTSLRSSLVDRKKDQMLGKTKRLKQEHDEVPHTNPALPSPQVQQPQLQPTVSNNNRCFVHYQPDLTQAKEITYSSCQPKPKVETSDYFDSQLAKSIGKFFSEAAPEPGVLHSSSLKEMVVFSHGPGAVMPTYEAILQEQLRETENRAKELKQEWQTSGCTVIVHSWKSKCTKSFVSVLVHCSKVTLFLRSIDVSEITEDFDELESMLSRVVEDVGAHNIVQIVMNDVSPHMQMAREYVLNKYDSFFFTLCADHCINLLLEKIAALKHVSEVLMKAREITRFLYDHALPMKLKGRYVQEEILSSSYLKFVAMFITLERLVSARVDLVQMLNSPKWISSGWACLDLFERIQSIVKTDDEFWHAAAKVIKVTHPLVSVLYKLEYDICPMGILYEAMDRAKEEISLNIGDESDFYWCMIDRIWDDYLHSPLHAAGQMLNPRIFYTAGFKPDTEISSGIAACTIQLGKAHYNARKASAQLKVYEKKLGYFDTDPAMQQIMELPQVQWWSTHGARVPDLQTLARRVLSQTCFGATRYNIDWSLSEKLHAEWDEMTLPEQETFRQKEYVHYNSVLARASPLLHGSSMKQHGRVTLVLHDWIRPQKQAAGSPLTE; this comes from the exons ATG GTTTTTTCCGCACAAGGTCCTCAGACAAGTAATCATGGAAAAGAAAGGCATGGCAAAACCATTGATGAGGAAGGCAGCAGAATGAGCTGCAATTACTGCGGTGAGGTGGTTTGTAGTTACAGCCGTCTAGAGGAACATTTAGCAGGCATCAGGGGCAATGTTCGTCCATGCAACCTAGTACCGGACAGTGTCAGGACAAGCTTAAGGAGTTCACTTGTGGATCGCAAGAAAGATCAGATGCTCGGAAAAACGAAGAGACTGAAGCAAGAACATGATGAGGTTCCTCACACAAACCCAGCCCTTCCATCTCCTCAAGTCCAGCAACCACAGCTACAACCAACTGTGTCCAATAACAACCGCTGCTTTGTTCATTATCAACCGGATCTGACACAGGCCAAGGAAATCACATATAGTTCTTGTCAACCGAAACCCAAGGTTGAGACAAGTGATTACTTCGATTCTCAGTTGGCAAAGTCAATAGGCAAGTTCTTCTCCGAAGCTGCACCTGAGCCTGGTGTTCTCCATTCATCATCTTTGAAGGAGATGGTTGTGTTTTCCCATGGGCCTGGGGCTGTAATGCCTACGTACGAAGCTATTCTGCAGGAGCAACTAAGAGAAACTGAGAACCGCGCAAAGGAACTCAAGCAAGAGTGGCAAACAAGTGGCTGCACTGTAATTGTGCATAGTTGGAAGAGCAAGTGTACCAAAAGCTTCGTAAGTGTCCTGGTGCACTGCAGCAAAGTTACGCTGTTCCTGAGATCCATTGACGTCTCTGAAATCACTGAGGACTTTGATGAGCTAGAATCAATGCTTTCTCGCGTGGTTGAAGATGTTGGTGCTCATAACATTGTTCAGATTGTCATGAATGACGTGTCACCCCATATGCAGATGGCACGGGAGTATGTGCTAAATAAATATGATAGTTTTTTCTTCACACTATGTGCTGACCATTGCATCAACCTTCTGCTTGAGAAAATAGCAGCGCTCAAGCATGTCAGTGAAGTCCTAATGAAGGCAAGGGAAATTACAAGGTTTTTATATGACCATGCACTGCCAATGAAACTGAAAGGAAGGTATGTTCAGGAGGAGATTTTGAGCAGTTCTTATTTAAAATTTGTGGCAATGTTCATCACATTAGAGAGGTTAGTTTCTGCAAGAGTAGATCTGGTGCAGATGTTAAACTCGCCTAAATGGATTTCCTCTGGTTGGGCTTGTCTTGATTTGTTCGAGCGTATCCAGAGCATAGTAAAGACAGACGATGAATTTTGGCATGCTGCTGCAAAAGTCATCAAGGTTACACACCCACTTGTCAGTGTGTTGTATAAACTGGAATATGATATCTGTCCGATGGGTATCTTGTATGAAGCCATGGATAGGGCAAAAGAAGAGATATCTCTCAATATCGGAGATGAAAGTGACTTTTATTGGTGTATGATTGATCGGATATGGGATGATTACTTGCATAGTCCTCTCCATGCTGCTGGTCAGATGCTAAACCCAAGGATCTTTTACACAGCTGGATTCAAGCCTGATACTGAGATCAGCAGCGGCATCGCGGCCTGTACAATCCAACTGGGCAAGGCTCATTACAATGCCAGAAAAGCATCTGCACAATTGAAAGTGTATGAGAAGAAGTTGGGCTATTTTGACACAGATCCAGCAATGCAGCAAATCATGGAATTACCACAAG TTCAATGGTGGTCGACGCACGGGGCTCGCGTGCCCGACCTGCAGACCCTGGCGAGGCGCGTCCTGAGCCAGACGTGCTTCGGCGCCACCAGGTACAACATCGACTGGAGCCTGTCGGAGAAGCTGCACGCCGAGTGGGACGAGATGACGCTGCCCGAGCAAGAGACGTTCCGGCAGAAGGAGTACGTCCACTACAACAGCGTCCTCGCGCGCGCCTCCCCACTCCTGCATGGCTCCTCCATGAAGCAACACGGCAGGGTCACCTTGGTGCTGCACGACTGGATCAGGCCGCAGAAACAAGCCGCTGGGTCGCCACTGACTGAGTGA